A stretch of the Metopolophium dirhodum isolate CAU chromosome 8, ASM1992520v1, whole genome shotgun sequence genome encodes the following:
- the LOC132951113 gene encoding B-cell CLL/lymphoma 7 protein family member A: MMSRSVRAETRSRAKDDIKRVMQVVDKVRRWEKKWVTIGETTMKIYKWVPIISNEQKKKSKEHSHSNKENMLGKRPIEATHSNFSIADDSNTSFSVSDSHSQEPTEFATQLGFSEDSNSQNSEPPPAKQIKTE; encoded by the exons ATGATGTCTCGGTCAGTGCGTGCGGAGACCAGGAGCAGAGCCAAAGATGACATTAAGAGGGTCATGCAAGTCGTGGACAAGGTTCGCCGGTG ggAAAAGAAATGGGTAACAATTGGAGAGACTACcatgaaaatatacaaatgggtacctataatatcCAACGAACAG AAGAAAAAGTCAAAAGAACATTCTCACTCGAACAAAGAGAACATGTTGGGCAAAAGACCTATCGAGGCGACGCACTCAAACTTCTCCATTGCCGATGACTCAAATACCT CATTTTCCGTCAGTGATTCTCATTCACAAGAACCAACCGAATTTGCCACCCAGTTGGGTTTTTCGGAAGATTCCAATTCACAGAACAGCGAACCACCGCCggctaaacaaataaaaactgaataa